A region of the Microcoleus sp. AS-A8 genome:
CTGATGGCAATATCAAATTTGAAAATTGTCCCACGTCCCACTTCAGTACTAACAGTGATTTCACCATCCATTAATTGTATGAATTTACGGGCTATGGGCAAACCTAACCCTGTCCCTTCTTGGGCTTCTTTACCCGTTTGGCTTTGAACAAATGCTTCAAAAATGGACTCTAAGTCATCTTGAGCAATACCAGCGCCCGTATCTTCAATCTCGAAATTTAATTTTAACTTAGAAACATTTTCTTTGGTTTCCTCGTTGGATTTTTGCCGTTTAACTCTTACACATACTCCACCTTCTTGGGTAAACTTAATCGCGTTGTTCAGCAGATTAATCAAAATTTGCCGTAATTTGACTTCATCAGTTCTCACATATTGAGGAATGTCAGGATTTCGTTCAAACACTAACTGCAAATGCCGCTCATCAGCTTTGAGTTGAAACATATCTTCCAAATCATCCAGTAGGCGATGGAGATCGAAGTTTTTTTCGTTGAGGGTGGTACGTCCAGCTTCAATTTTGGATAAATCTAAGACTTGGTTGATTAGGGCTAGTAAATGTTCACCACTACGCGCTATAATCCGAAGGTTTTCCTGTTGTTCTGAAGCTATTGTTGGACTCTTCGTCATCAATTGGGTAAAGCCAAGAATCACATTGAGGGGTGAGCGCAATTCGTGGCTCATGTTAGCGATAAACGTACTCTTGGCAACATTGGCTACTTCTGCGGCTTCTTTGGCTTTGGCTAATTCGATATTTAACTGATCCACTTTCTGGGCAGCCAATCGCAACTCAATCTCATCCATAACCACGGCGGCTAAGTCCCTTAAGATTGACATTTCCTCAGAGGAAATAGACCGTAATTTTTTGTCAATCACGCACAAAGTTCCCAAGTTATGACCGTCGTAGGTTCGTAACGGAGCAGCGGCATAAAAGCGTAAGCCCATCTCGCCCACCACGAGCGGATTTGTTAACGAACGCAAATCTTTGGCCGCATCCGTAATGGCATAAATATCATCAGAAAAAATTGCCGATGCACACAATCCTGGTGCTCGATCAATTTGCTGAACCTCGAGACCATGATGAGACTTGAACCAAATGCGATCGCTATCCACCAAACTGACAATCGCAATTGGTACTTTAAATAATCTAGCCGCAATTGAGGTTATGCGGTCAAAAGCCCCATCAGGAGGTGTATCCAGAATTTCATAACGACGCAAGGCATTAAGACGTTCTGTCTCTCTCTCTGAAATCAATTGTTGATTAGCCATCGTTGTGCTTGTTTATTGACTCGTCCAAAAGTCATGTACCTACTGCTGTGCCCGTTTGATTTAGTAGGCTGTGAGCTCACAGCCTTAGAGGAATTGTGTAGCGCTATCCACAGAAAAAGTAAATTAAAAGTTGTGCTGCCTCAAATTGAGTGCCTGACTAAAAGGATTTTGACGGGTGATTACCTGATTCGTACTCAACTTTTGAGGAAAAAATAATATATAGCCAACTTGGGCTTTTCTAATCTATCTCGTGATAGACCCGGTCTGCAAAATCAATCATCTGCCCCTAAAACAAAAATATACAAACAATAAGGGCGCACAACCGTGCGCCCCTATTGGCTCAAGCTTATCAATTATTAGGAATAAATGAGCGATCGCTAATCGGCTATCTTAACTTTAATGAACACCAGAACGACGCGTCGTTCTACGCTCTAAAATTTCCTTGGCGATGATCGTGACAACCGCTAGCAAAGTGAGCAATACAGCAGCCGAGTAAGCCGCTTGAGTCTCATATTGCTTGTAAGCCTCTTCCACAAAGAGCGGTAGAGGTTGAGTTTTACCCGTAATGTTACCAGATACAACAGCGATCGCACCGAATTCACCCATTGCTCTAGCATTAGTCAAAATCACACCATAGAGTAAGCCCCAGCGAATATTCGGCAGAGTGACGCGCCAGAAGATTTGCCAATCATTCGCCCCCAGAGTCTTGGCACATTCTTCTTGATCAAAACCAACCTCATCCAAAACCGGAATCACTTCACGAGCCACAAAGGGCATAGTGATAAAGGCGGTTGCCAGTACCATTGCAGGGAAGGCAAAAACAATCTTAATATCGTGAGCTTCTAAAAACGGCCCAAACCAACCGTTCCGCCCATAGAGCAAGACAATCATCAACCCTGCCACCACGGGTGAGATGGAAAAAGGCAGGTCAATAATGCTCAGGATTAAAGCGCGTCCACGGAATTTTTTCCGAGCGAGCACCCAAGCGGCACACAGACCAAATACGGTATTTAACGGGACGGTAATTAGCGCTAAATACAGCGTAAGCTGCGCCGCATGGAGAAAGTGGGGCTTCGTCATCTGTGATAAAAACGTCCCAAAGCCCTTGCTAAACGCTTGCACGAACACATTGACCGCCGGGATTAACAACATTAAGCTCAGGTAGGTGACTGCTACCCCGATGAGCACAACGGGAACCCAGTTCCTTTGCTTCGTTGGGGAAACGTCCTTGCCAGGAGGCGTATCATGGTGCAACGAGGGTTCTAAATTATGCATAGCGTCTTCCCCAAGCTTGCAAAAGGTTAATGGCCAATAGGATTAACAGCGAAATCACCAACAACACGGTACCAATTACGGTAGCTCCCGAATAGTCGTACTGTTCCAAGCGTTGGAAAACCAATACCGGTGCGATTAAATCTTTATACGGGATGTTAGAAGCCACAATTACCGTCGAGCCATACTCTCCAACCGCTCGTGCAAACCCCAGGGCGACACCCGTCAAGATGGATGGAATTAAGGGGGGCAAAATCACTCGCCAGAAGGTCTGCCATTGAGAAGCTCCCAAAGCCCAAGCGGCTTCTTCAATTTCTTTTTCCATTTCTGTAAGAACTGGCTGCACCGTTCGCACCACAAAGGGCAGCGAAATAAACACCATCGCTACCCACACCCCCAAGCGAGTGAAGGAAACCTTTATCCCAAAAGGAGCCAAGAGGGAACCAATCCATCCGTTATTGCTGTAAACCGTTGCCAGTGTTAAACCAGCAACAGCGGTAGGCAAAGCAAAGGGCAAATCGATTACGGCATCGATAATCTTTTTGAATGGAAAGTTATAGCGAACCAAAACCCAGGCAATCAGCGTGCCAAACACGCCATTCACCAGTCCCGCTAGCAAGGCGGTGACAAAGGTTACATCATAAGTGGATAGAGCAACCTCACTCGTAGCAATTTTCCAGAAATTAATCGGCCCTTCAGTACTGGCTTTGAGTAACATAGCCAACGTTGGCACAAATAGCATCAGGGTGAGATACCCGATTGTGATTCCCCAAGCCCAAGAGAATTTGCTCACTGGAGCCATTGAAGTTTTCCCAACCGGAGTGGGCTGGAAGGGAGAAGATATAGCCATTGTGAAAAAGGATGAGGAGTAAAGAATGAAGAGTGAAGTGTGAAGAATGAAGGATAAAGTGTGAAATATGAAAGATGAAGGGTAGAAAGGATACCTGTCTAATCAGGAAAACAGCCGGATTGCAGCCGCCTTTTTTATCCTTCCTACTTCATCCTTGAGCCTGTTTTATCCTGCAATCTTTTTTGATTTCTACTTGCCCGCTTGAATTTTGTCGAAGACAGCGCCGTCATCAAAGAATTGCTTTTGGATCTTGTCCCATCCCCCTAAATCCTTAACCGTGTAGAGGGTTTTGATTTTGGGGTATTGGGTTTGCGTTTCTTTTTCGACAGTGGGGTCAACAGGACGAAATCCTACCTTGGCAAATTCTCGTTGTGCTTCTGGCGTATATAGGAATTTGACAAAGGCTTCGGCAACTTCACGCGTCCCATGTTTATCCACGTTTTTGTCTACCACAGCAACGGGATTATCGATGGAGATATTGACATCCGGCACAACATAGGGAAGATTTTCACCTTGCTGCTTCGCCAGAATCATCTCGTTTTCGTAGTTGATGAGAGCATCGCCTTGACCTTGCTTGAAGAATACGTCCGTGGCTTCCCGCGCATCTCTAGGCAGTACGGGGACGTTCTTAAAGACTTGTTTCGTGAAGTCTAGTGCTTTATTTTCATCCCCACCTGTTTTTGTCACAGCGCCCCAGAAAGCCAAAAAGTTCCAGCGTGCGCCGCCTGAGGTTTTGGGGTTAGCGGTAATCACTTTTATGCCTGGTTTAGCCAAGTCTGCCCAAGTGCTAATCTTTTTGGGATTTCCTTCGCGGGTGACGATAGCACCTACAGATTTGCTAACAATGGCTTCGTTAGGGGATTCTTGCTCCCAACCGGGTTGAATCAGGCCAGCTTTCTCTATTTTCTTGGTGTCAAGGGCGAGGGCGAGGTGTACCACATCGGCTTCCAAGCCATCAATCACAGCACGAGTTTGGGAACCTGAACCCCCGTAGCTTTGCTGGAAGGTGACGTTTTGGTTATGTTCTTTCTTCCACTGTTCAGCAAATTTGGGAATGATTTGGTCGTGGGCAGCTTTGGTTACGGCGAAAGAGACAAGGGTTATCTCCACGTCTTTTTTCTGACTCGCTCCGCTATTAGCAGAATTGTTGGGTGCGGTTGTGCTGTTGTTCCCTTCCCCAGAGCAAGCTGAGATTGCGACACTCAAGCTGACTCCCACAAGAAACAGGGATAGAAACCCCCGCCGAGAACTGTAGTTTAGCCGACTTCTTTGCTGCCTACCCTGCTCAATCCCTGGCACAGCCTTAAGAACACTATTAATAATTTGCCCTATTAAGTGCCTCCCCGCTTGGGGAAGGCGTTGCCACTGACTCATGAAAATACTCCTATTAATCTACGGTAAATACATCAACTTACCGGATTTAATGAATACTGACATGTTTCTCTAATTTTGGGAAGTAGTTTCCCCAAAAAATTTAGCAAAAACTCGACTGATTTACCGTAGATTTTGGGCACTTAAGGGAGTGTAGGTATACTCTCTAATTACTCTAGTCGAAAAATACAAGCCCTGGCCTACCTCAAGGTAGACTTTCCGCCTGTCCAACCCTAGGCAAGAGTACTCCCACGCAACTTTTTTTGCCACGATAGCAAATTATCCCGATGGGGTCGCACGACTGAGGAAAAAAGAATTTAGCTAGGTTGTAACGCTAAGGTAGTCATTTCATGAAAAATGGGCAATGTCCTAAGTGTGGTTCGCATGAAGTTTTTAGTAACACGAATCGAAAATTTCCGGCTCTCAATACAATGACCATAGGTTCAGGCAACTTCGGCAATCGTTACGCCTATCTCGATACCTATGTTTGTGTTCGTTGTGGTTATGTGGAAAACTATGTAGCTAAACAAGCCGATTTGAACTATATCGAAGAAGAATGGACTTGTGTTAGAGAAGATAACAATCAAGTCCGTGATTCCTCTAGCGAAGATTCAGTCAGTCTAGGCTTTGCCTCCCTTTAATGACAAGTTCTTTTCCTCAATTGTTCACTTCTCCTACTCGTGCAACCGGGTGGGACAACGCGATAGCATTATCGGCTTTTCTCCCTAGAGGAATTTAGGGGCAGCCACAAGGGCTGCCCTTCCTCATTTCAGGGTACCTGCAAAGGATATGACCATAGAATTTTATGAAGCTTTAGGAATGTCATTTTTAATAATTTTATATTTTTGGTCGGATTAGCTGACACACCGAAGCAAACCTTCGCAGGATTGTAGTCCTTGCGGAGAAAATATCCTTACTTGTAGCCTTCGTCAAAGCTCATAAGTTTTACACTTTGTTGAGAGATAAGTAAAAGAATCTTACAAACTCTATCGGTCATAAGAAATTTAGGAGATGATTATAAGTACGCCGATATCCGTCTCAGAGAGCATTGAGTGAATAGTGATGCTGATCGTGCAATTCTTTAGGTCGCTCTCTGACCCGTTATTCGCTTAAAAAGCATAGCAATAATGGCAACTGTGGCTATGTAGCCCATTCATCCCTGAGGAGGGAAAGATTATGGCTGTCAACAAAATTCTGGTTGCTCTTGATCGCTCACCTCAATCCCTCGTAGTGTTTGAACAAGCTCTAGAGATAGCCCAAATAGAGGAAAGCCATCTTTTGTTGTTTCACACTCTGAGCTGGGATGCCAATGAACAGTGGACTCCCTTTATTGGGACATTGGCTGATATCGACTTGTATGGAAACTTCCATCGGCTCCATCGAGAGCATCTTCAACAAGAAATTGAGAAAGCTCAGAGTTGGCTGCAAACTTATTGTCACCAAGCCAGATTAAAGAATGTTCCTAGTGAATTGGACTGCCAGCTTGGAGAGGCTGGCTCACTGATTTGTAAGGTCGCCCAAAACTGGGGAGCCGATTTAATTGTTATCGGTCGTCGAGGCCACCGATGGCTATCAGAAATTTTGTTAGGAAGTGTGAGTAATTATGTGGTGCATCATGCCCTTTGCTCTGTCTTGGTTGTGCAAGGAATCACTCTAAAGAATGTAAATTCTACAGCTAAAGGCATTCCAGAAAAACTTACATACTAGGGATGAACTTGACGCAAAATTGAATAATTTTCAGAGATTAAATTTTTGAACATTTTATCAATTGTTTAAATAATAGTATTTGAAGAAAATATGAAATATCGGAAAACTCCGGTAGGATTTTTCATTTCAAGTTTTGGAATTATTGCATTGATCACTATACTTTCCGCTTGTGGATCGGGGCCTCCTGACAAAAGCTCCACACCAACTCTAACCCCAGAGTCGGAAGGTGTACAAAAAGAGGTTGAAAGAGTCATTGAAAAATTACCTATCGGTCAACGTGTTCCGAAAGGCATGGTGATTTACAAAGGCCCAATAGAACAGGGTATTCCTGTGAATTCTTTCCTGGCCGGTAGTGATATTGAGTACGTCGGATTGAAGGACGAGAAAACGGCTGAAGTTCGCATTAAAGGACAGCGTGCCTTCAAACGTAATGGTGACTCCCTAGAGTGGAAAGGAAGTCCTCTAGAGGGGGTGGACGTGCAACTGCGCGATCGCGTCTTGTGGTTTAGCCCAGATCGGTTACAGCTTGCGGGTACTATTGATCTAACGGTGAATCAAATAGCACCTAAACCCGGTTCGATTCCCCAGATTCCAGACAAAGGTACATCCAAGCTGATCGTTTATAAACTGCCAGTGATTTACCGAGTCCAGCGAGGAGAGACAATTTCCGGCACGACTTTAACCTATGTCGGAAAAACTGAGAAAGGCGCAGAGTTAGGTGGACTGCTCAAAGACGAATATCCCTACCGTGAAGTCGGCGATTCTATCTCTTGGCAAGGCCAACTCCGTTCCAAAGTTTACCTCGATCTGGTCGCACGCACGGTTTTTTACAACGAGGACAGCCTGAATCTTACCGGAGTGGCAACTATCATCCTGGCACCTGGAAATTGAGGCGTAAGAACAGGAGTTGAGTGGAGTTTACACATAAAGTAAGTTCGTAGGACTGCGGTGTCCTCGTATGAGTTCCGGCTTGGGCAATCGCTGCCCTGAGAAAGAAGGGTTGGCGTACACATTAGCAGATTGACGGCAAAATAAATCGGCTAATTAGCGTAAATCATTTGAGACAAATGGCTGAAGCAACAGCTCTTAGGGAAAGAAGACAATTTAACATGAAGGCTAAAATCATTCCCTAAGGATTAGGCAAAAACTCTACATGCCATGTAAAAGTAGTCCAATTTATAAAGTTTGAGCAGAGTAAATAAATCTGCCCTATTGGTATTTTTTGAACCTTGCACATGCCTGTAAGGTAATCGACTCTCAAACACAAACGCTTGTTAGTAAAAATTCAAGTCAAATCAATGCAGATTCTTCACGCCATTACTCAGACTGAATCAGGGTACACACTTAAAGTTTGGGAACCCGCCGTAATCACAAAAGATCGAGTTCGCCCGTTTCTCTGGGAAATTAATCTCAGCGCTGCAACCACTGACGAATTTGAGTTAGTCTTGGAGCAAATTAACCTTTTACATAGATACCATACTGAGACGTCGGGAATAATTCCATTGCCAAGTCATGGTTTAAATAGGATTGACCTTGGCAAACAGTTGAGTGCATCCGTTGAAAGCAACGAATGTACTACTTCTTGTTTATCTATTTAGAGCCTCATCATCATTGATGAAATGTTGATACTGCGCCTTGATGGTTGAATAGGGGATGCCTGTTGTGGAGTGGAAACAGGCTGATGTTGAATCGATGTTCGCCTAGGCAGGTGATCTAGGTCAAAATTAATGACATCAGACCAACCTCCCTTGTATTCTTTCTTTCAAACTCGTGATGCAGATTACCCGGTGTCTTCATGTCGCTGTTCTTGTTTCTGACTTGGAAAAGGCAGAGCATTTTTATGGCAATATTTTAGGATTATCTAAAGTAGAGCGAATACTCAAATATCCCGGTGTTTGGTATCAGGTGGGAGACTTTCAGATTCACCTGATTGTAGACTCATCCATTCACCCCAAACTGCAAAATCCCGAAAAATGGGGACGGAACCCCCACTTCGCCCTCTCCGTTGCTGACTTGGATGCCGCCAAAAGCCAGCTATTAAAACATGGCTGTTCTCTACAAATGAGCGCGTCTGGTCGCCCTGCGCTGTTTACTCAAGACCCAGATGGTAACATCATCGAATTAGGTCAGGCTTAGGGTATAAAGGATTACACCCCTACGGGATGCGATCGCGATTGCATGAAAATTGTTGCCTACCTTTACAGTGACCCCCTCCTTGAATCCCCAGCGAACCCAACGATTTGGGGATTTGAGGTGGATCGGGTCTATCAAGATTTGGGAGGACGTCAGCAATTGCAGCAGTTGTTGGCGGATTGTCACGTCGAACCCGCAAATTACTTATTAATCCAGCGCTTAGATGCACTGGGAGACACCATAGAGGAAGTTAGCGATCGCCTCACTCAACTCGAATCTCTGGGTATCGAAGTCATTGCCACAGAACAATCCTACAACTCTTCCCAACTTACCACTAGCGATATTCCGAATATTCGGGCAAATTTATTCAAAATCCTGAGTGAAATTCAAAACGACCAATGTAGCCGTCGTATTCGTCAAGGACACGCCCGGAATCGCCTAAAAGCTCTCCCACCTCCTGGGAAAGCACCCTATGGCTATCGGCGCGGGAAAGATCGCTACATCATTGATCGTTCTACAGCCCCTGTCGTCAAAGATTTTTTTGAACAGTTTCTCTTATATGGCTCGTTGCGGGGAGCCGTGCGATATCTAGAAAAAAAGTACAATAAAAAAATTTCGGTGTCCACAGGGTGGCGTTGGCTAACCAACCCCATCTATCGAGGTGATTTGGGTTATCACAATGGTGAGGTAATTTCTGATGCCCATAACCCCATTCTCAACCGAGAAGAAGCCGCCCAGATAGACCGCTTACTGCGTCGCAACCGCCGACTTCCCCCCCGTACCGCCAGCGCCCCTCGCTCTTTGGCGGGTTTAGTCGTCTGCGGGGAGTGCCAGTCTCACATGACGGTGACCAGTGTCACAAGACCTCGCACTGACAAAGAATACCTCTACCTACGTCCGATTAGCTGCCCCAAGCGTCCCAAGTGCCGTGCGATCGCTTACGAAAAAATTCTTTTATTCACAATTCAGTCAATATGTCAAGAGTTACCTCGTGCCGTCGCTAGTATGAATACCCCTAGCTTGGATGGGGTAAAACAATCGCTCAACCTTCAAATCGCCCAAAATGAGGAAATATTAGCACAACTCCCAGCCTTAACCGCAACGGGTGTCCTCGATACAGAAACGGCTGATTTACGTGCCTACAAACTCCGGGCAGAAATTTCCCAACTGCGATCCCGACTCGCCGCACTACCCCCTGTAAATTTACAAGCGATCGCCCAAGCTGTTTCCATTCCCCAATTTTGGAATGATTTATCGGAAGCCGAGCGCCGATTCTATTTTCGAGAATTTATTCGGCACATTGAAATCATGCGTCAAGACCAGGAGTGGTGGCTAAAACTCATTTTTATTTTTTGAGCAACAAGTAATAAAGTTCTCCTGTTCCGTTAATCGCCCCGGCGCGATCGCCTGCTTTTGGCCCTGTTCCCATAAAGATATCAACGCGACCGGCTCCCTGAATCGCACTGCCCGTATCCTGATCGAGTACGTAGCGATTCACCATCCGAGTTTCGAGCTGATTCATGGGGTTGGAGTAAGGGATGGGGGCATTAATCAGCGCTAAGGCTCCCGGTGGCATTAGGGATTTATCCGTCGCAATCGAGCGCTCTGGGGTTACTGGTACGCCAACACTACCCATTGCGGGTGCCCCGTAGGTTTCTCTGAAGAAAACAAAGCTTTGATTGCGAGGTAAATATTGACTTAGTTCAGGCGGATTGGCGCGAAAATAATCGATCAGAACCTGTAGTGTCAATCCCTCCAAGGGCAATTTGCCATCTTTAACCAATTCTCGCCCGATGCTGACATAGGGGTAATCGGTCTTGCCTGCATAACCGACTGTCATTTGCTTGCCGTCGGGGAGTTGAAGACGGGCGGAACCCTGGACTTGAACGAGAAACGCCTCTAAGCGATCGCGCAACCAGACCAGTTCGCCCCCTCTGAGTTGGCTGTTGGTCCCTAAACCATCTTCCCCTTCTAACTCAGCACGGGTCGGGTGAGGTGTCTTCCACCTTGGGAAGTTAGTAGGCAGTTTGTAGAGGGGGTAGCGATACTCGGCACTCCGCCTCCGACTCGCCGCATAAATCGGTTCAAAATATCCCGTAAACAGGACTGTCCCCTGCTCGTCTCTCCCGACAGACTTGTAAAAAACAAACTCGCGCTTGACCGCCGCTTGCAGCTGTGCAGGAGAGCGGGAATTGAGAACGAGTTGGCGGAAACGCACGAGGGAGCGACGGACGCGATCGCGTGTTATTTCGGGTACCGGATACTTCCGGTAAGCCTCAGCCGCCTTGGCTGAAGCCAAAAAACGTAAGCTGTTGTCGAGCGACTTCAACAGCGCTTGCCGATCCCCCGGTTGACCCGCACTCCCCCACAACTGATCGTCTAAACCCAATGCACCCAGATTGACCTGACTCTCATCCAGGTTTACGGGTCGTAGTGGCACATTGACTCGACCCGCATCTGGATTAACAGGTTGCTGGGCTACATTTTCCTGACCCACTTTCGGGTTAACGGGTTGCTGCGGCGCATCGGCGAGGGCTAAACCATTCGCACTCAAGAAAGCCATCCCTACAGTTAGGGAGAGCCAAGTTATTATTTTTCCCATACTCACCAAAAATTGCCAAACCGCTAGTCATTGGTCATGGGTCAATAGATCCCTGACCCCTAACCCTTGACCCCGACTAATAGCGTTCGACGCTTCCAGCGTAAACCGGTTCCACGCGAATCGCTGTAACGCTAGAGGGACGCAGCACCATGTACTCACCCTGGATATTTTTGATCGGCACGTTGATGAAGTCTTGAGAGGTGGCTTTGGGCATTAGTTCGCCACTGTACCACTTTTGAAACTCTTGAATCGTTGCGAAACGCACTTCTTCCCGGTGACCACTTGACAAAAAGATGTATACGGCGTACTCATCTGGGGTTCTGGGCATGGAAAACAATCCTTAATCCGTAACCCAATTATTATCAGCGACCGGGCGGCGGAAAATCACATCTTCAAGACAATAAATTATACCGTTGCAGCAAAGTTTCCAGCACCGACGGCAGAGTATGTTGTAAATCTTTGGCCTGTTTAAACAACAACTGCTGGTAACTGGGCAAGTCAAAGGGGAATTGTCCGGGTAAGTCTTGTCGTTCCATCTGTACCAGCAAAATTTGTTCGGTGCGCTTGGCGGTTAAGGCGTAGCCCATCTCCACACAAACATGAGGACTGGGAATTAATAGAGGAGTTTTTTCTCCATCTATCTGAGCCACGGATGTCCCATCGGCAACAAACAGCAGACTTTTGCGGATTTTACGCATTTGGGTGCTGCTTAAGCGCATAGGTTCACCGGCAGGTCGTCGGGATTCTTCCAGTGTGAGGGGTAAGCGAGAGCGCTGGTTAAAGGTTTCCAGAGTCTTCGAGAGGGCATTACGCAGCGCCTCATTAGAAGCGTTGTACTCATTTTGGTAGCTCAAAAAAATGATGGGTTCCAGTTGCGCCATCACCTCAAGCTTTGTGAAGTAAATCTCGTGAGAAATCAAGTCAATGTTGGAAATCGCATAACCACCACTGCCTTCGATATAGAATTCGACGGTTTCCCCTTCCAAGTACCGCCCAAACCAAAGGGAGTGTTTCACATCCTGGCTATCGTCTAAAAAGTCAGCTCTTAAACCTGACTTGAGCAAGCTATTTTTGCTCAGACGCAAGTCGTGAGGGCGTTTCTCCAGTTCTTTAATCGGTTCATATTGCTGGAGATACCAGGCTTTCAGGGCAATGATGGCCATGATGTCTTACAGATGCACGGTTTCCCGACGCCCTCCACTAAAATCCTTGAACTGGAATTTTAACAGTAAGCGGAGATATCTTCACCACATTCATCGGCGAGGTAACACAAAGCCCGAAAGCGCAATGCGACAACTTCCTCATACAACGGATTCAGCTTGCACATGGGCGGAATATGGAACAGAGTACGACCAAATAGTTTGATCTCACGTTCAAAGGGACACTGTGCTGGG
Encoded here:
- the cysT gene encoding sulfate ABC transporter permease subunit CysT, giving the protein MAISSPFQPTPVGKTSMAPVSKFSWAWGITIGYLTLMLFVPTLAMLLKASTEGPINFWKIATSEVALSTYDVTFVTALLAGLVNGVFGTLIAWVLVRYNFPFKKIIDAVIDLPFALPTAVAGLTLATVYSNNGWIGSLLAPFGIKVSFTRLGVWVAMVFISLPFVVRTVQPVLTEMEKEIEEAAWALGASQWQTFWRVILPPLIPSILTGVALGFARAVGEYGSTVIVASNIPYKDLIAPVLVFQRLEQYDYSGATVIGTVLLVISLLILLAINLLQAWGRRYA
- a CDS encoding VOC family protein, with translation MQITRCLHVAVLVSDLEKAEHFYGNILGLSKVERILKYPGVWYQVGDFQIHLIVDSSIHPKLQNPEKWGRNPHFALSVADLDAAKSQLLKHGCSLQMSASGRPALFTQDPDGNIIELGQA
- a CDS encoding ATP-binding protein, with the translated sequence MANQQLISERETERLNALRRYEILDTPPDGAFDRITSIAARLFKVPIAIVSLVDSDRIWFKSHHGLEVQQIDRAPGLCASAIFSDDIYAITDAAKDLRSLTNPLVVGEMGLRFYAAAPLRTYDGHNLGTLCVIDKKLRSISSEEMSILRDLAAVVMDEIELRLAAQKVDQLNIELAKAKEAAEVANVAKSTFIANMSHELRSPLNVILGFTQLMTKSPTIASEQQENLRIIARSGEHLLALINQVLDLSKIEAGRTTLNEKNFDLHRLLDDLEDMFQLKADERHLQLVFERNPDIPQYVRTDEVKLRQILINLLNNAIKFTQEGGVCVRVKRQKSNEETKENVSKLKLNFEIEDTGAGIAQDDLESIFEAFVQSQTGKEAQEGTGLGLPIARKFIQLMDGEITVSTEVGRGTIFKFDIAISKADTANIETQLAMRQIIALEPNQPRYRILIVDDKWSNRQLLIKLLSPLGFELKEASNGKEAIEVWDTWEPHLIWMDMRMPILDGYEATKHIKAATKGQATAIIALTASTLEEDRAIVLSAGCDAFVRKPFREADILDAMNKHIGVRYIYDEPANKLNPTQFEFDALTPATLNTLPARWVAELHQAVAAADSELAFSLIEQLEAKDTTLAKILSNLVNDFEFDRIEDWIAQSSKK
- the cysW gene encoding sulfate ABC transporter permease subunit CysW — its product is MHNLEPSLHHDTPPGKDVSPTKQRNWVPVVLIGVAVTYLSLMLLIPAVNVFVQAFSKGFGTFLSQMTKPHFLHAAQLTLYLALITVPLNTVFGLCAAWVLARKKFRGRALILSIIDLPFSISPVVAGLMIVLLYGRNGWFGPFLEAHDIKIVFAFPAMVLATAFITMPFVAREVIPVLDEVGFDQEECAKTLGANDWQIFWRVTLPNIRWGLLYGVILTNARAMGEFGAIAVVSGNITGKTQPLPLFVEEAYKQYETQAAYSAAVLLTLLAVVTIIAKEILERRTTRRSGVH
- a CDS encoding universal stress protein, which encodes MAVNKILVALDRSPQSLVVFEQALEIAQIEESHLLLFHTLSWDANEQWTPFIGTLADIDLYGNFHRLHREHLQQEIEKAQSWLQTYCHQARLKNVPSELDCQLGEAGSLICKVAQNWGADLIVIGRRGHRWLSEILLGSVSNYVVHHALCSVLVVQGITLKNVNSTAKGIPEKLTY
- a CDS encoding recombinase family protein, encoding MKIVAYLYSDPLLESPANPTIWGFEVDRVYQDLGGRQQLQQLLADCHVEPANYLLIQRLDALGDTIEEVSDRLTQLESLGIEVIATEQSYNSSQLTTSDIPNIRANLFKILSEIQNDQCSRRIRQGHARNRLKALPPPGKAPYGYRRGKDRYIIDRSTAPVVKDFFEQFLLYGSLRGAVRYLEKKYNKKISVSTGWRWLTNPIYRGDLGYHNGEVISDAHNPILNREEAAQIDRLLRRNRRLPPRTASAPRSLAGLVVCGECQSHMTVTSVTRPRTDKEYLYLRPISCPKRPKCRAIAYEKILLFTIQSICQELPRAVASMNTPSLDGVKQSLNLQIAQNEEILAQLPALTATGVLDTETADLRAYKLRAEISQLRSRLAALPPVNLQAIAQAVSIPQFWNDLSEAERRFYFREFIRHIEIMRQDQEWWLKLIFIF
- a CDS encoding murein transglycosylase A — translated: MGKIITWLSLTVGMAFLSANGLALADAPQQPVNPKVGQENVAQQPVNPDAGRVNVPLRPVNLDESQVNLGALGLDDQLWGSAGQPGDRQALLKSLDNSLRFLASAKAAEAYRKYPVPEITRDRVRRSLVRFRQLVLNSRSPAQLQAAVKREFVFYKSVGRDEQGTVLFTGYFEPIYAASRRRSAEYRYPLYKLPTNFPRWKTPHPTRAELEGEDGLGTNSQLRGGELVWLRDRLEAFLVQVQGSARLQLPDGKQMTVGYAGKTDYPYVSIGRELVKDGKLPLEGLTLQVLIDYFRANPPELSQYLPRNQSFVFFRETYGAPAMGSVGVPVTPERSIATDKSLMPPGALALINAPIPYSNPMNQLETRMVNRYVLDQDTGSAIQGAGRVDIFMGTGPKAGDRAGAINGTGELYYLLLKK
- a CDS encoding sulfate ABC transporter substrate-binding protein, with product MSQWQRLPQAGRHLIGQIINSVLKAVPGIEQGRQQRSRLNYSSRRGFLSLFLVGVSLSVAISACSGEGNNSTTAPNNSANSGASQKKDVEITLVSFAVTKAAHDQIIPKFAEQWKKEHNQNVTFQQSYGGSGSQTRAVIDGLEADVVHLALALDTKKIEKAGLIQPGWEQESPNEAIVSKSVGAIVTREGNPKKISTWADLAKPGIKVITANPKTSGGARWNFLAFWGAVTKTGGDENKALDFTKQVFKNVPVLPRDAREATDVFFKQGQGDALINYENEMILAKQQGENLPYVVPDVNISIDNPVAVVDKNVDKHGTREVAEAFVKFLYTPEAQREFAKVGFRPVDPTVEKETQTQYPKIKTLYTVKDLGGWDKIQKQFFDDGAVFDKIQAGK